Proteins from one Xenorhabdus griffiniae genomic window:
- the darB gene encoding darobactin export ABC transporter permease subunit codes for MNVDNKSNAMKYASMVLLILSTSVMMLAVYLFSTFFYSDYHIDNNNDNLYRVETTFNLPNGEKVRSAKSPLPLIEEIQKDSQVKKIDYFFKINMTLEKDEKRIPKVPIIAVSSDFLHTLSPFKKEGVFLKENEIFITKKFNDQYLHLQKPEGKSIILNNQTYIIKDLLEKRNNNSLDINAIILFNPNLMQNYNIEKFNWYDTHAYLFIKLTNKIQKENQDNSLNNIIATKATNLPGAPFTATDFIHLTLKKMKDIHYQDGLPDEISTGLSKEVIYSSYAALAFILFAAITNYYSLISSYSSEKRDIYQLKKALGASTLNIIYDTFPKILIKSICSIIIFLFLSICIIHYSAYIRNVLNILDILDILDILDILDILDILDILDTHQLIFLAIFSIFLSFIITSLINLSFLLRFYFYQRNRKMDMRYESIFFSWFKKTSLAIQLFVAGISIYLVTGLVSQYIQLMELHIPYDNTNTLSIDINNDNNKKLTINKLGDELTKNKIISSSTFSSWRPFDMSRENITIYHSGQKISNKYIYSNVITADENFTNVWKIRTIAGENNHIYQSNDKNTVNAIVTKEFLTQNGITKFDDIFNNYYWYMQGNNKIQIRFIQVIENFNLAAIDEPFRPIVIFIKKGDNKYISFNVNNIKNTPVIFDNLLKHGFSKNDIDLTSQLFDAYYNNYWKLIKLTSTTAIFSIVLLMLSCFTTSMTDFNGMKKEFSIMESIGGSIYTNLIHFLSKSILPIIASIFIAYLSGKPLLNYLIKEYNISYANTFVYSTLALSATMIFTIIILIAVYLINYKKLSSAKFL; via the coding sequence ATGAATGTAGATAATAAATCAAACGCAATGAAGTATGCCAGCATGGTTTTATTAATACTTTCAACATCCGTTATGATGTTAGCGGTTTATTTATTCTCTACTTTTTTTTATTCCGATTACCATATCGATAATAATAACGATAATCTTTACCGTGTTGAAACAACTTTTAACTTACCTAATGGGGAGAAAGTGAGATCTGCAAAGTCTCCTTTGCCATTGATTGAAGAAATCCAAAAAGATTCCCAAGTTAAGAAAATTGATTATTTTTTCAAAATTAATATGACATTAGAAAAAGATGAAAAGAGAATACCAAAAGTACCAATAATTGCTGTCAGTAGTGATTTTTTACATACTTTGTCACCTTTTAAAAAGGAAGGCGTTTTCTTAAAAGAAAATGAAATATTCATAACCAAAAAATTTAATGACCAGTATCTTCATTTACAAAAACCAGAAGGAAAGTCAATCATATTAAACAATCAAACCTATATCATTAAAGATTTATTAGAAAAACGCAATAACAATAGCTTAGATATAAATGCTATTATTTTGTTTAATCCAAATTTAATGCAAAATTATAATATTGAAAAATTCAATTGGTATGATACTCACGCCTATTTATTTATTAAGCTAACGAATAAAATTCAAAAAGAAAACCAGGATAATTCCCTTAATAATATCATTGCAACTAAAGCCACTAATCTCCCAGGAGCACCATTCACGGCGACCGATTTTATACATCTTACTCTAAAAAAAATGAAAGATATTCATTATCAAGATGGCTTGCCTGATGAAATATCCACGGGGTTATCAAAAGAAGTTATCTATAGTTCATATGCTGCCCTTGCATTTATATTATTCGCGGCAATTACCAATTACTATAGCTTAATTTCTTCTTACTCATCTGAGAAAAGAGATATTTACCAATTAAAAAAGGCATTAGGTGCATCAACATTAAACATCATTTATGACACTTTTCCAAAAATCCTGATAAAATCCATATGTTCTATCATAATATTTTTGTTTTTAAGTATATGTATAATCCATTATTCTGCATACATTAGGAATGTACTCAATATACTCGATATACTCGATATACTCGATATACTCGATATACTCGATATACTCGATATACTCGATATACTCGATACACACCAATTGATTTTTCTGGCAATTTTTTCTATTTTTCTTTCATTTATAATAACTTCATTAATAAACCTTTCATTTTTACTAAGATTTTATTTTTATCAAAGAAACAGAAAAATGGATATGAGATATGAATCCATATTCTTCTCTTGGTTCAAAAAAACCTCCCTAGCTATTCAATTATTTGTTGCCGGCATCTCAATTTACCTGGTTACAGGATTAGTCAGTCAATACATCCAATTAATGGAATTACACATTCCGTACGATAACACGAATACACTATCAATAGATATAAACAATGATAATAACAAAAAATTGACCATTAATAAACTGGGTGATGAACTTACCAAAAATAAAATTATATCATCATCAACATTTAGCAGTTGGCGTCCATTTGATATGTCAAGAGAAAACATTACCATTTACCATTCAGGGCAAAAAATCAGCAATAAATATATTTACTCAAATGTGATCACTGCGGATGAAAATTTTACTAATGTCTGGAAAATAAGGACAATTGCAGGAGAGAATAATCATATATATCAGAGCAATGATAAAAATACAGTCAATGCTATTGTTACAAAAGAATTTTTGACACAAAACGGCATTACTAAATTTGACGACATATTTAATAACTATTATTGGTATATGCAAGGGAATAATAAAATACAGATCAGGTTTATTCAGGTTATAGAAAACTTTAACTTAGCTGCCATTGATGAACCATTTAGACCCATAGTGATTTTCATTAAAAAAGGTGACAACAAATACATTTCATTTAATGTTAACAATATAAAAAACACACCTGTTATATTTGATAATTTGTTAAAACATGGTTTTAGCAAGAATGATATTGATTTAACCAGCCAATTATTTGACGCTTATTATAATAACTATTGGAAATTAATTAAACTTACTTCCACTACAGCTATTTTTTCTATTGTCCTGTTAATGCTCTCTTGTTTCACTACCAGCATGACTGACTTTAATGGTATGAAAAAAGAATTTAGCATTATGGAATCTATTGGAGGATCTATTTACACTAACTTAATCCATTTTTTATCAAAGAGTATTCTTCCTATCATTGCATCAATATTTATAGCATACTTATCAGGAAAGCCCCTGTTAAATTACTTAATCAAAGAATATAACATTTCTTATGCAAATACTTTTGTTTATAGCACATTAGCTTTGTCAGCAACCATGATATTTACTATTATTATTCTTATTGCAGTATATTTAATAAACTATAAGAAATTATCTTCTGCTAAATTCTTGTGA
- the darA gene encoding darobactin family peptide antibiotic, which produces MINTSNEMNRNQEALSFLATSFKGTDLSISQKSLDDLKENPTIPEISAWNWSKGFQEL; this is translated from the coding sequence ATGATTAATACATCAAATGAAATGAACAGAAATCAAGAAGCATTAAGTTTTCTGGCTACATCATTTAAAGGAACAGATCTATCTATCAGCCAAAAATCTTTGGATGATCTCAAAGAAAATCCAACAATCCCAGAAATTAGCGCCTGGAATTGGTCTAAAGGATTTCAGGAACTATAA